The Candidatus Aramenus sp. CH1 genomic sequence TCGCTGCAGAGGGTTTTGCGATAATCCCACTAAGTAACTTGACCGAGATGGCCATTAACCTTATGAATGTCGCACTCTACTACAACCAGACCGCGTTGCAAGAGTTTAGAGCCTTCCTGTCTTCCCATTATTACGAGGGCCTCCCATTAACTGGATGGTTCTTGGTTTATCACTTTAGCGCGTTACCTAGTAGGTTCTAGTATACTTAAAGCCTCTATGGTGGCCGAGGTCGTCTACGTGTTACTTTCGTTGCTCCTAGTGTTCAGGGTAAGGGGGAAGTTCTCCAACGTCTTGGCGTTGAGTTTGCTCAACGGAATCAGTACGAGGAAGGCGTTTAAAATGCTAATGTTGCCTTTCTTAGTAGTCGGCATAATACCCTTAGTGATGTACTTGGGGAGCTACTACCTTTTTGAATTCTATTGGTACCCACTATACACAGCCTATCCCCTGATCTTGGGCCTAGTTGGGGTAGTCTTCTCTTCCCTGCTGATAGATTACTACACCGTATCCTCAGCCTACAGTGACCAGCAGAAGTTCTTGAAGGTGAGGAGCATTGAGTGACGTTGTGGAAATGAATGCAGTAAAGTCATTTAAGAACTTCACGCTTGAGGTAGACCTAAACGTGAGCGAGGGCGAAAAGGTACTTATTCAGGGGCCCAACGGCTCTGGGAAGACTACCTTGCTTTACCTAATTTACGGTGTTCTCATTCCAGATAAGGGCTACGTTAATGTCTTTGGGAAGAATCCGAGTGTCGAGATGAGAAGGGACGAGATGTACATGCTGGAGGAGCACTTAGTGTTCCTAGAGAACCTCAAGTTAAGGGACAACTTGGAGTTCATTAAGTCCCTCAGGGGCTTCAAGGATGACCTCCTGATGGATCTGTTAAAGACGTTTAATCTACCTATGGACAAGAAGCCTTACCAGCTTAGCTCTGGACAGACGAGGCTGTTCAAGATAGCGTTAGCGTTCTCCTCTGGGGCAAGGCTACTCCTGCTCGACGAGCCCACGTCCAACTTGGACTCGAGGAACTCTGAGGTGGTCAAGGGTCTGATAGAGGCGTATCCTTGGGCTGTGGTGTTCGCGTCCCACGACCCCATGCTAAAGGAGGCGTGCAACAAGGTGTTGTACTTAAGGGTAGGGAAGGTGGAGAAAATCGAGAAGGTCAAGTAATTGACGGCGCGTTTTCCAGTTAACTTGAGGGAGACTTCAATTTTTCTTGACCTCTTTTACTTCACTACTGCCACAGCCCTAGCGGGGCCCCCGTCCCCTCCCTTAATCAACAGGGGGAAACAAAGGAAGTCGACGTACTTATTGAGGAGCTTGTCCAAGTTTGCCAAGTTTTCTACTATCACTCCCCTTGACAGGAGCTCCTTGTGCACTTCCATGGAGCCAACGCTCATGGAGTCCACCCCTATCACCCTGCTCTTCACCTTCTTCGCCTGCTCCAAGCTGAGCTCCCTCCCACCAGTGTAGATCAACAACACGTCAACGTCTACGTTTATGGAGTCGAGCTCCTCTAGCCTAACCACGTAAGCCCTACCGGAGAACAGTTCCACGGGAATCTGATCCAACGTCTTTCCATCCTTAAACACATGGGCCGGGACGTCAACGTGGGTGCCAGCGTGGGAGCTCAGCGTGAGTCTGCTCACGTAGTACCCCTGGTTCTCAAGCCTCTCCACCTTTACTTCTGGATCCCCTGGGTAGACACTCATCCCTCCCTCTATTGGGACAGTGAGGT encodes the following:
- a CDS encoding cyclase family protein, coding for MENTIVDLTVPIEGGMSVYPGDPEVKVERLENQGYYVSRLTLSSHAGTHVDVPAHVFKDGKTLDQIPVELFSGRAYVVRLEELDSINVDVDVLLIYTGGRELSLEQAKKVKSRVIGVDSMSVGSMEVHKELLSRGVIVENLANLDKLLNKYVDFLCFPLLIKGGDGGPARAVAVVK
- a CDS encoding ATP-binding cassette domain-containing protein, with translation MSDVVEMNAVKSFKNFTLEVDLNVSEGEKVLIQGPNGSGKTTLLYLIYGVLIPDKGYVNVFGKNPSVEMRRDEMYMLEEHLVFLENLKLRDNLEFIKSLRGFKDDLLMDLLKTFNLPMDKKPYQLSSGQTRLFKIALAFSSGARLLLLDEPTSNLDSRNSEVVKGLIEAYPWAVVFASHDPMLKEACNKVLYLRVGKVEKIEKVK